Proteins encoded within one genomic window of Saccharopolyspora pogona:
- a CDS encoding DUF6049 family protein, whose product MRFLLAALVAVLLCAVVPLVPAPQAAAEGETPTQLDVIKITPSAVGVGSPGEVVVTGRLTNTSDHQINNVEARIQRGNATSTEPAVQRALREDPATVTEPAFTSVAARLAPGQQIPVELHIPLAGANSLQISQPGVYPLLVNVNGAPSGGGRARIAQAQFLLPVLAPPGGAPVRPEKPTETSMLVPLVDYPRLEREAIGGIRAVLADDQLSTSLAPGGRLYDLVQAVSDRVTPGSPLGSALCFAVDPDLLITVQAMQRGYLVRQPNGSLVEGIGAGAADLWLSRLRQATSGRCVIALPYADADIVALGRAGLPDLVDGALDGTDLVRNILRVEPRNVLWPIEGVLADPAIGQKMPRTALLEPRALNIPAGSLSPVRVRGRDTTAVPIDPLLTSALDPQHDTEQKVTALSPPQNGLRSVQDALGALAFRATQGQVAGATTVLAPPRRWNLRGDDLRALLDGMQQLADAGLIRPAPLPNPSPNALPEADLDYPVDAGSAEISQPVLAELAAQNFKVGDLYGSIREERSSTVRKGDITTPLRNGLLHGASSAWRGNPDAARQWVNRTTLAIDDVLSQVHIEEFAGQVTRMDTATSPIPLTVVNDLPITVVVVFRIPRVPGVEIKQDFDGPVTIPANSRRGFQLPATTQRAGKFTIDVTLTTESGTQFGTTKRMQLESNNFGALIPILTGSAAALLVLMSGLRIAKRALARRRRMAAGSTDPDDVSEPSNQAEPDAEPDTASTGPAAVNGTQQDSTPGTAQIATTDGDRNRN is encoded by the coding sequence GTGAGGTTTCTGCTTGCCGCGCTGGTCGCGGTGCTGTTGTGCGCGGTAGTTCCGCTGGTCCCGGCGCCGCAGGCGGCCGCGGAGGGCGAGACCCCAACCCAGTTGGACGTGATTAAAATCACGCCGTCTGCGGTCGGTGTCGGCTCGCCCGGCGAAGTGGTCGTCACCGGCCGGTTGACCAACACCAGCGATCACCAGATCAACAACGTCGAGGCCCGCATCCAGCGCGGCAACGCGACCAGCACCGAACCGGCCGTCCAGCGCGCGCTGCGCGAGGACCCGGCCACCGTCACGGAGCCCGCGTTCACCTCGGTCGCCGCCCGGCTCGCGCCCGGCCAGCAGATCCCGGTCGAGCTCCACATCCCGCTGGCCGGCGCGAACTCGCTGCAGATCAGCCAGCCCGGCGTGTACCCGCTGCTGGTCAACGTCAACGGCGCGCCGAGCGGCGGCGGCCGCGCCCGCATCGCGCAGGCCCAGTTCCTGCTGCCGGTGCTCGCCCCGCCGGGCGGTGCGCCGGTGCGGCCCGAGAAACCGACCGAAACCAGCATGCTGGTGCCGCTGGTGGACTATCCGCGGTTGGAGCGGGAGGCCATCGGCGGCATCCGCGCGGTGCTGGCCGACGACCAGCTGTCCACCTCGCTGGCGCCCGGCGGTCGGCTCTACGACCTGGTGCAGGCGGTGAGCGACCGCGTGACGCCCGGATCGCCGCTGGGCAGCGCGTTGTGCTTCGCCGTCGACCCGGACCTGCTGATCACCGTCCAGGCCATGCAGCGCGGCTACCTGGTGCGCCAGCCCAACGGCTCGCTGGTCGAGGGCATCGGCGCCGGTGCCGCCGACCTGTGGCTGTCCAGGCTCCGCCAGGCCACGTCGGGGCGCTGCGTGATCGCCCTGCCCTACGCGGACGCGGACATCGTGGCCCTGGGCCGGGCCGGGCTGCCGGACCTGGTGGACGGCGCGCTCGACGGCACCGACCTCGTACGCAACATCCTGCGCGTCGAACCGCGCAACGTGCTCTGGCCGATCGAGGGCGTTCTGGCCGATCCGGCGATCGGCCAGAAGATGCCCCGCACCGCGCTCCTGGAGCCCCGGGCGCTGAACATCCCCGCCGGGTCGCTGTCCCCGGTCCGGGTGCGGGGCCGCGACACGACGGCGGTCCCCATCGACCCGCTGCTGACCAGCGCGCTCGACCCGCAGCACGACACGGAGCAGAAGGTCACCGCGCTGTCGCCGCCGCAGAACGGGCTGCGGTCCGTCCAGGACGCGCTCGGCGCTCTGGCGTTCCGCGCGACGCAGGGCCAGGTGGCGGGCGCCACCACGGTGCTGGCGCCGCCGCGCCGCTGGAACCTCCGCGGTGACGACCTGCGCGCCCTGCTCGACGGCATGCAGCAGCTGGCGGACGCGGGGCTGATCCGCCCCGCCCCGCTGCCCAACCCGTCCCCGAACGCCCTGCCGGAAGCCGACCTCGACTACCCGGTGGACGCCGGTTCGGCCGAGATCTCGCAGCCGGTGCTCGCCGAGCTCGCCGCGCAGAACTTCAAGGTCGGCGACCTGTACGGGTCCATCCGGGAGGAGCGGTCCAGCACCGTCCGGAAAGGCGACATCACCACGCCGCTGCGCAACGGTCTGCTGCACGGCGCGTCCAGCGCGTGGCGCGGCAACCCGGACGCCGCCCGCCAATGGGTGAACCGGACGACCCTCGCGATCGACGACGTCCTCTCGCAGGTCCACATCGAGGAGTTCGCCGGCCAGGTCACGCGGATGGACACGGCCACCAGCCCGATCCCGTTGACCGTGGTCAACGACCTGCCGATCACGGTGGTCGTCGTGTTCCGCATCCCACGGGTGCCCGGCGTCGAGATCAAGCAGGACTTCGACGGTCCGGTCACCATCCCGGCCAACAGCCGGCGCGGGTTCCAGCTGCCGGCCACGACGCAGCGGGCCGGCAAGTTCACCATCGACGTGACCCTGACCACAGAGTCGGGCACCCAGTTCGGCACCACCAAACGGATGCAGCTCGAATCCAACAACTTCGGTGCCCTGATCCCGATCCTGACCGGGAGCGCGGCCGCGCTGCTGGTGCTGATGTCGGGGCTGCGGATCGCCAAGAGGGCCCTGGCCAGGCGCCGCCGGATGGCCGCCGGTTCGACCGACCCGGACGACGTGTCGGAGCCGTCGAACCAGGCCGAACCGGACGCGGAGCCGGACACCGCCTCGACGGGCCCGGCGGCCGTGAACGGCACGCAGCAGGACAGCACGCCTGGAACCGCCCAGATCGCCACCACCGACGGTGATCGGAACCGGAACTGA
- a CDS encoding NUDIX hydrolase — translation MPPSPGRSGGAQPGRRNRRRRRSLRTVDETSAGGLVVEGAEGLAAIIGRLDRKGRLLWSLPKGHIEAGESAEQTAVREVAEETGIIGRVVAPIGTIDYWFVAGNRRIHKTVHHFLLDAVGGELSDEDVEVTEVAWVPLGELDEILAYADERRLVRRALSLRDGASGGASERLGARPARGSGTEPG, via the coding sequence ATGCCCCCGTCGCCCGGCCGCTCCGGCGGTGCCCAGCCGGGGCGTCGGAACCGGCGCCGGCGGCGCAGTCTGCGGACCGTCGACGAGACCTCGGCCGGTGGGCTGGTGGTCGAAGGCGCCGAAGGCCTCGCTGCGATCATCGGGAGGCTGGACCGCAAGGGGCGACTGCTGTGGTCGCTGCCGAAGGGGCACATCGAGGCAGGCGAGAGCGCAGAGCAGACCGCGGTGCGCGAGGTCGCCGAGGAGACCGGCATCATCGGCCGGGTGGTCGCCCCGATCGGCACGATCGACTACTGGTTCGTCGCGGGCAACCGGCGCATACACAAGACCGTGCACCACTTCCTGCTGGATGCGGTGGGCGGAGAGCTTTCCGACGAGGACGTGGAGGTCACCGAGGTGGCGTGGGTGCCGCTTGGTGAACTGGACGAGATATTGGCCTACGCCGACGAGCGTCGGCTGGTGCGCCGCGCGCTGAGCCTGCGCGACGGCGCATCGGGTGGCGCGAGCGAACGGCTCGGAGCCCGGCCGGCACGAGGTAGCGGAACGGAGCCGGGGTGA
- a CDS encoding CCA tRNA nucleotidyltransferase, translating to MSSPSHHDSVTPAEQLQARERQAQRNAVVELVKVAPVAEELAQRFAAAGHRLYLVGGSVRDALLARLGTDLDFTTEARPEQVRELLTGWAETIWDTGIQFGTLGAYRHGTAVEITTFRADTYDRVGRNPDVAFGDTIEGDLVRRDFTVNAMAIELPGRSFVDLHGGMADLADRRLETPAAPEDSFADDPLRMLRAARFVSQLGFTATDRVVTAMTDMATEIARVTPERVQVELSKLLCGEFPRRGIELLVESGLADHVLPEVPAMKLEIDEHHQHKDVYRHSLTVLDQAIDLERSADPAGEPDLVLRLAALLHDIGKPATRRFESGGGVSFHHHEVVGAKMVRKRLRALRYPKDVIKDVADLVFLHLRFHGYSDGQWTDSAVRRYVNDAGPLLPRLHKLVRADCTTRNKRKATALQRAYDELEERITRIAEAEDLAKVRPDLDGNEIMRLLGVEPGPVVGRAWKHLKELRLDRGPMSRDEAVEELFRWAREQGIDVS from the coding sequence GTGTCCTCCCCTTCGCACCACGACTCCGTCACGCCCGCCGAGCAGCTGCAGGCCCGGGAGCGCCAAGCGCAGCGCAACGCCGTCGTGGAGTTGGTGAAGGTCGCACCGGTCGCCGAGGAGCTCGCGCAGCGATTCGCCGCGGCGGGCCACCGGCTGTACCTGGTCGGCGGCAGCGTGCGGGACGCCCTGCTGGCCCGGTTGGGCACCGACCTGGACTTCACCACCGAGGCACGACCGGAGCAGGTCCGCGAGCTGCTGACCGGCTGGGCGGAGACGATCTGGGACACCGGGATCCAGTTCGGCACGCTCGGCGCGTACCGGCACGGCACGGCGGTGGAGATCACCACGTTCCGCGCGGACACCTACGACCGCGTGGGCCGCAACCCCGACGTCGCCTTCGGCGACACCATCGAGGGCGACCTGGTGCGCCGCGACTTCACCGTGAACGCGATGGCCATCGAGCTGCCCGGCCGCTCGTTCGTCGACCTGCACGGCGGGATGGCCGACCTGGCGGACCGGCGGCTGGAGACCCCGGCCGCGCCGGAGGACTCCTTCGCCGACGACCCGCTGCGGATGCTGCGCGCCGCCCGCTTCGTCTCCCAGCTCGGCTTCACCGCCACCGACCGGGTTGTGACGGCGATGACCGACATGGCCACCGAGATCGCCCGGGTCACCCCGGAGCGGGTGCAGGTCGAGCTGTCCAAGCTGCTGTGCGGCGAGTTCCCGCGGCGCGGCATCGAGCTGCTGGTGGAGAGCGGGCTGGCCGACCACGTGCTGCCTGAGGTGCCGGCCATGAAGCTGGAGATCGACGAGCACCACCAGCACAAGGACGTCTACCGGCACTCGCTGACGGTCCTGGACCAGGCGATCGACCTGGAGCGGTCGGCCGATCCGGCGGGCGAGCCGGACCTGGTGCTGCGGCTGGCGGCGCTGCTGCACGACATCGGCAAGCCGGCCACCCGCCGGTTCGAGTCGGGCGGCGGGGTGAGCTTCCACCACCACGAGGTCGTCGGCGCGAAGATGGTCCGCAAGCGGCTGCGCGCGCTGCGCTACCCGAAGGACGTCATCAAGGACGTCGCCGACCTGGTGTTCCTGCACCTGCGCTTCCACGGCTACAGCGACGGCCAGTGGACCGACTCGGCGGTCCGCCGCTACGTCAACGACGCGGGCCCGTTGCTGCCCCGGCTGCACAAGCTGGTGCGTGCGGACTGCACGACCCGCAACAAGCGCAAGGCGACGGCCCTGCAGCGGGCGTACGACGAGCTCGAAGAGCGCATCACGCGGATCGCCGAGGCGGAGGACCTGGCGAAGGTCCGGCCCGATCTGGACGGCAACGAGATCATGCGGCTGCTCGGCGTCGAGCCGGGCCCGGTAGTGGGCCGGGCCTGGAAGCACCTGAAAGAGCTACGCCTGGACCGCGGCCCGATGTCCCGCGATGAGGCCGTCGAGGAGCTCTTCCGCTGGGCCCGCGAACAGGGCATCGACGTCTCCTGA
- a CDS encoding YqgE/AlgH family protein — MVGSDADVEPGTLLVAAPQLLDRNFRRTVVYVIHHRAEGTLGVVLNRPSEVAVHDVLPKWGQHASEPQSLFVGGPVEQRTAICLATLRAGENVGAIVGMVGVRGPVGLVDLDGDPNELVPRARGLRFFAGYAGWEPGQLAGEIERGDWIVVPALPDDVIADPGAELWGRVLRRQGPPLAFLATHPGDVKLN; from the coding sequence ATGGTGGGATCAGATGCGGACGTGGAACCGGGGACGCTGCTCGTCGCTGCCCCACAGCTGCTGGACCGGAACTTCCGGCGGACGGTGGTCTACGTGATCCACCACCGCGCCGAGGGAACCCTGGGCGTCGTGCTGAACCGGCCGAGCGAGGTGGCGGTGCACGACGTGCTGCCGAAGTGGGGCCAGCACGCGAGCGAACCGCAGTCGCTGTTCGTCGGCGGGCCGGTGGAACAGCGCACGGCGATCTGCCTGGCGACGCTGCGCGCGGGTGAGAACGTCGGCGCGATCGTGGGCATGGTCGGGGTCCGCGGCCCGGTCGGCCTGGTCGACCTCGACGGCGACCCCAACGAACTGGTCCCCCGGGCCCGTGGCCTCCGCTTCTTCGCGGGCTACGCCGGCTGGGAGCCGGGCCAGCTCGCCGGCGAGATCGAACGCGGCGACTGGATCGTCGTCCCGGCCCTGCCGGACGACGTCATCGCCGACCCGGGCGCCGAGCTCTGGGGGCGGGTCCTGCGCCGCCAAGGCCCCCCGCTGGCATTCCTCGCGACCCACCCCGGCGACGTGAAGCTCAACTAG
- a CDS encoding magnesium and cobalt transport protein CorA — translation MLRCTRFRDGRPEDIPSGEALDALRTVPDDAFVWLEVPPARLDLLHEVAQLLELPALAVEDAVRAHQRAKFERYPGCAFIVLKMLDYAQHASAVSTSELMLFLTDRVLVTVRHGDQDPATEAHRRAADRPDLLALGPHAAVYLLADVVVDSYLAIAAELGKDLVALERRVFAPNRDDPTEDLYSLKREVLEFRDAVEPLVPVAQHLIRPGNGEPGLLGQHFRDVADHVLRAGREVRSYDELLNSVLAAQFSRAGLWQNEDMRKISAWAAIALVPTTVGAIYGMNFENMPELHWSFGYPAALLLIIALCGAIYAGFRRNGWL, via the coding sequence ATGCTGAGGTGCACCCGCTTTCGCGACGGCCGCCCCGAGGACATCCCGAGCGGCGAGGCGCTCGATGCTCTGCGCACCGTGCCGGACGACGCCTTCGTCTGGCTCGAGGTTCCGCCCGCGCGGCTCGACCTGCTGCACGAAGTGGCGCAGCTGCTGGAGCTGCCCGCGCTGGCCGTCGAAGACGCGGTCCGGGCGCACCAGCGCGCCAAGTTCGAGCGCTACCCGGGCTGCGCGTTCATCGTCCTGAAGATGCTCGACTACGCCCAGCACGCGTCGGCGGTCAGCACCTCGGAGCTGATGCTGTTCCTGACCGACCGGGTGCTGGTCACGGTGCGGCACGGCGATCAGGACCCGGCTACCGAGGCCCACCGGCGCGCCGCCGACCGGCCGGACCTCCTGGCCCTCGGGCCGCATGCCGCGGTTTACCTGCTCGCGGACGTCGTGGTCGATTCCTACCTGGCCATCGCGGCGGAACTCGGCAAGGACCTCGTCGCGCTGGAGCGCCGGGTCTTCGCCCCGAACCGGGACGATCCGACCGAGGACCTGTACTCGCTGAAGCGGGAGGTGCTGGAGTTCCGCGACGCCGTCGAGCCGCTGGTGCCGGTCGCGCAGCACTTGATCCGGCCGGGCAACGGCGAGCCCGGACTGCTCGGCCAGCACTTCCGCGACGTTGCCGACCACGTGCTCCGGGCGGGGCGCGAGGTCCGGTCCTACGACGAGCTGCTCAACTCGGTGCTCGCCGCCCAGTTCTCGCGGGCCGGGCTGTGGCAGAACGAGGACATGCGCAAGATCTCCGCATGGGCGGCGATCGCGCTGGTACCGACCACCGTCGGCGCGATCTACGGGATGAACTTCGAGAACATGCCGGAGCTGCACTGGTCCTTCGGCTACCCGGCGGCGCTGCTGCTGATCATCGCCCTCTGCGGCGCCATCTACGCGGGCTTCCGCCGCAACGGCTGGCTCTGA
- a CDS encoding SdpI family protein — protein MILCAVLVLGGAALLFLGFRGLRGQLTRNRYVGVRTPAAMRSEDAFELANRTAAPAMLAGGSIAVLAGVSLPMLAATSSVVMVAVFGLIGAFALMTVGGVVGNRAAESMPAPAPAAGCGGCAGGCCGVLKQN, from the coding sequence GTGATCCTCTGCGCTGTCCTGGTCCTCGGCGGAGCGGCGCTGCTGTTCCTGGGCTTCCGGGGGCTGCGGGGCCAACTGACCCGCAACCGCTACGTCGGTGTTCGCACCCCCGCCGCCATGCGCAGCGAGGACGCGTTCGAGCTTGCCAACCGGACCGCGGCACCCGCGATGCTGGCCGGCGGCTCGATCGCGGTGCTCGCCGGTGTCTCGCTGCCGATGCTGGCCGCCACCTCCAGCGTCGTGATGGTCGCGGTGTTCGGGCTGATCGGCGCCTTCGCGCTGATGACCGTCGGCGGAGTAGTCGGCAACCGCGCCGCCGAGTCGATGCCCGCGCCGGCGCCCGCCGCCGGATGCGGTGGCTGCGCCGGCGGCTGCTGCGGCGTGCTCAAGCAGAACTGA
- a CDS encoding esterase-like activity of phytase family protein: MAKIPVSTGLLAAALAVVLPAAPAVAAPSGDVQLVGEATLPHGLQFDGTTVGGLSGLDYDPRTGEWVLISDDRSERAPARIYTARLTPNEVRLTGTAPLLHPDGSTYPKGEVDPEDVRWDPRTGDIWWVSEGDRAAQLIDPAINRSKRDGAFAEELPLPENLRMLPETGPKRNEVLEGLTFAAGGSQVVTAMEGPLLQDGESPTDAHGALSRITVQSRSGRVLAQYAYPLDPVFAKSPTGGSSNNGVSAVLADRDGFLVMERAFVAGVGNSIRIYRITTNNATDVQHVPSLQDASVQPVRKELLVDLADVGLSKIDNVEGLAWGPRLPGGRRSLVLVSDDNFAPNQTTQLITLAVR; the protein is encoded by the coding sequence ATGGCAAAGATTCCTGTCTCAACCGGACTGCTGGCGGCCGCGCTCGCGGTGGTCCTACCGGCCGCGCCCGCCGTTGCGGCACCCAGCGGGGACGTGCAGCTGGTCGGTGAAGCGACGTTGCCGCACGGCCTGCAGTTCGACGGCACCACGGTCGGCGGGCTGTCCGGGTTGGACTACGACCCGCGGACCGGCGAGTGGGTGCTGATCAGCGACGACCGGTCGGAGCGGGCACCGGCGCGGATCTACACGGCCCGGCTGACCCCGAACGAGGTGCGGCTGACCGGCACCGCGCCGCTGCTGCACCCGGACGGCTCGACGTATCCGAAGGGCGAGGTTGACCCGGAGGATGTGCGCTGGGATCCGCGGACCGGCGACATCTGGTGGGTCAGCGAGGGCGACCGGGCCGCGCAGCTGATCGACCCGGCGATCAATCGGTCGAAGCGCGACGGCGCGTTCGCCGAGGAGCTGCCGCTGCCGGAGAACCTGCGGATGCTGCCGGAGACCGGGCCGAAGCGGAACGAGGTGCTGGAAGGCCTCACCTTCGCCGCCGGCGGCTCCCAGGTCGTCACGGCGATGGAAGGCCCGCTGCTCCAGGACGGCGAGTCGCCGACCGACGCGCACGGGGCGCTGTCCCGGATCACCGTGCAGTCCCGGTCCGGCCGAGTACTGGCGCAGTACGCCTACCCGCTGGACCCGGTGTTCGCGAAGTCGCCGACCGGCGGCTCATCCAACAACGGAGTGTCCGCCGTGCTGGCCGACCGGGACGGGTTCCTGGTGATGGAGCGCGCGTTCGTGGCCGGCGTCGGCAACTCGATCCGGATTTACCGGATCACCACGAACAACGCGACCGACGTGCAGCACGTCCCGTCGCTGCAGGACGCCTCGGTGCAGCCGGTGCGCAAGGAGCTACTGGTGGACCTCGCCGACGTCGGCCTGAGCAAGATCGACAACGTCGAGGGCTTGGCCTGGGGCCCGCGCCTGCCGGGCGGTCGGCGAAGCTTGGTGCTGGTCAGCGACGACAACTTCGCCCCGAACCAGACCACGCAGCTAATCACGCTGGCCGTGAGGTAG
- a CDS encoding restriction endonuclease subunit S, translated as MITDAAANPATTKSSAANRGNENAPGGMRKNHYLLHYLAAEWAQDWMDKHCSRTTIPSLSAKTMRQLPVWLPPLDQQEAIIEIMSSLDEQLALKDEVADTTERLKHYLGQLIGAGDFPLRD; from the coding sequence GTGATTACTGATGCGGCAGCGAACCCCGCGACCACGAAATCGAGCGCCGCGAATCGCGGCAACGAAAATGCCCCGGGCGGCATGCGCAAGAACCACTACCTGCTCCACTACCTCGCGGCCGAGTGGGCGCAGGACTGGATGGACAAACATTGCTCGCGAACGACGATCCCGAGCCTGAGTGCCAAGACCATGCGGCAATTGCCGGTCTGGCTACCTCCGCTGGATCAACAGGAGGCGATCATCGAAATCATGTCCAGCCTCGATGAGCAGCTGGCGCTGAAGGACGAAGTCGCCGACACCACGGAGCGGCTCAAGCACTACCTCGGGCAGCTCATCGGCGCCGGCGACTTCCCGCTACGCGACTGA
- the leuS gene encoding leucine--tRNA ligase, whose product MSGQAEGSTTGVPEEVPQFRYTADTATEIEQRWQRLWDEHGTFHAPNPAGPLQGDLPADKLFVQDMFPYPSGAGLHVGHPLGFIGTDVYARYHRMLGRNVLHTMGFDAFGLPAEQYAVQTGTHPRTTTEANIERYLGQIRRLGLGHDERRRVATTDLEFYRWTQWIFLQIFNAWYDTDASGGKGRARPISELEEQFATGERATPDGRPWAELSRAEQRETIDSYRLAYLSEAPVNWAPGLGTVVANEEVTADGLTERGNFPVFRRNLKQWMMRITAYADRLVDDLDRLDWSDKVKTMQRNWIGRSQGANVVFPLDGSAHHIEVFTTRPDTLFGVTYMVLAPEHPLVDELTAAAWPAEVDDRWTGGAATPAEAVAQYRRAASMKSDLDRQENKEKTGVFTGAWATNPVNGKQIPVFIADYVLMGYGTGAIMAVPGEDARDHEFAGVFGLPIIRTVQPSADFEGGAYTGEGPRINSANPDVGLDLNGLGLDDAKKTITAWLEEHGHGRGTVQYKLRDWLFARQRYWGEPFPIVYGEDGVPLGLPEDQLPVELPEVEDYSPRTFEPEDADSKPAPPLAKATDWAEVELDLGDGLKHYKRDTNVMPQWAGSCWYQLRYIDPDNSERFVDPANERYWMGKHPELHGANDPGGVDLYVGGVEHAVLHLLYSRFWHKVLHDLGYLESEEPYRRLFNQGYIQAYAFTDPRGVYVPAEEVEERDGKFYFQGQEVNREYGKMGKSLKNSVSPDEMADAYGADTLRLYEMSMGPLEASRPWSTKDVVGSHRFLQRLWRNVVDENTGALRVTDEQPDVEALRALHKTIAGVREDYAELRFNTAVAKLIEFNNRLTKTYSSAAGTPRSLVEPLVLMAAPLTPHLAEELWARLGQGGSLAHGPFPEAEEEYLIEDTAEYPIQVNGKVRSRVVVPASADQDAVKAAALADEKIVAALAGKDPRKVIVVPGRLVNVVA is encoded by the coding sequence ATGAGTGGCCAGGCAGAGGGCTCGACGACCGGGGTTCCCGAAGAGGTCCCGCAGTTCCGCTACACGGCGGACACGGCGACCGAGATCGAGCAGCGGTGGCAGCGCCTCTGGGACGAGCACGGCACGTTCCACGCGCCGAACCCGGCCGGCCCACTCCAGGGCGACCTTCCGGCGGACAAGCTGTTCGTCCAGGACATGTTCCCGTACCCGTCCGGCGCCGGACTGCACGTCGGCCACCCGCTGGGCTTCATCGGCACCGACGTCTACGCCCGCTACCACCGGATGCTGGGCCGCAACGTGCTGCACACGATGGGCTTCGACGCGTTCGGCCTGCCCGCCGAGCAGTATGCGGTGCAGACCGGGACCCACCCGCGGACCACAACCGAAGCCAACATCGAGCGCTACCTGGGCCAGATCCGCCGGCTGGGCCTGGGCCACGACGAGCGCCGCCGGGTCGCCACCACCGACCTCGAGTTCTACCGGTGGACGCAGTGGATCTTCCTGCAGATCTTCAACGCCTGGTACGACACCGATGCCAGCGGCGGCAAGGGCCGCGCCCGGCCGATCAGTGAGCTGGAAGAGCAGTTCGCCACCGGTGAGCGCGCCACCCCGGACGGCCGCCCGTGGGCCGAGCTGTCCCGCGCCGAGCAGCGCGAGACCATCGACTCCTACCGGTTGGCCTACTTGTCGGAGGCGCCGGTGAACTGGGCGCCCGGCCTGGGCACCGTGGTCGCGAACGAGGAGGTCACCGCCGACGGGCTGACCGAGCGTGGCAACTTCCCGGTGTTCCGCCGCAACCTGAAGCAGTGGATGATGCGGATCACCGCGTACGCCGACCGCCTGGTCGACGACCTGGACCGGCTGGACTGGTCGGACAAGGTCAAGACCATGCAGCGGAACTGGATCGGCCGCTCGCAAGGCGCGAACGTGGTGTTCCCGCTGGACGGTTCGGCACACCACATCGAGGTCTTCACCACCCGCCCGGACACCCTGTTCGGCGTCACCTACATGGTGCTGGCCCCGGAGCACCCGCTGGTCGACGAGCTGACCGCGGCCGCGTGGCCGGCCGAGGTCGACGACCGCTGGACCGGCGGCGCGGCGACCCCGGCGGAGGCTGTCGCGCAGTACCGGCGGGCCGCGTCGATGAAGTCCGACCTGGACCGCCAGGAGAACAAGGAGAAGACCGGCGTCTTCACCGGTGCCTGGGCGACCAACCCGGTCAACGGCAAGCAGATCCCGGTGTTCATCGCGGATTACGTGCTGATGGGCTACGGCACCGGCGCGATCATGGCGGTGCCCGGCGAGGACGCCCGCGACCACGAGTTCGCGGGCGTGTTCGGCCTGCCGATCATCCGCACCGTGCAGCCGTCCGCCGACTTCGAAGGCGGCGCCTACACCGGTGAGGGGCCGCGGATCAACTCCGCGAACCCGGACGTCGGCCTGGACCTGAACGGGCTGGGCCTGGACGACGCGAAGAAGACCATCACCGCCTGGCTGGAGGAGCACGGCCACGGCCGCGGCACCGTCCAGTACAAGCTGCGCGACTGGCTGTTCGCGCGGCAGCGCTACTGGGGCGAACCGTTCCCGATCGTCTACGGCGAGGACGGCGTGCCGCTGGGGCTGCCGGAGGACCAGCTGCCGGTCGAGCTGCCCGAGGTGGAGGACTACTCGCCGCGCACCTTCGAGCCGGAGGACGCCGACAGCAAGCCGGCGCCGCCGCTGGCCAAGGCCACGGACTGGGCCGAGGTGGAGCTGGACCTGGGCGACGGGCTGAAGCACTACAAGCGCGACACCAACGTGATGCCGCAGTGGGCCGGTTCTTGCTGGTACCAGCTGCGCTACATCGACCCGGACAACTCCGAGCGGTTCGTCGACCCGGCCAACGAGCGCTACTGGATGGGCAAGCACCCGGAGCTGCACGGCGCGAACGACCCGGGCGGCGTGGACCTGTACGTCGGCGGCGTGGAGCACGCGGTGCTGCACCTGCTGTACTCCCGGTTCTGGCACAAGGTGCTGCACGACCTGGGCTACCTGGAGTCGGAGGAGCCGTACCGGCGGCTGTTCAACCAGGGCTACATCCAGGCCTACGCCTTCACCGACCCGCGCGGGGTCTACGTCCCCGCCGAGGAAGTGGAGGAGCGGGACGGGAAGTTCTACTTCCAGGGCCAGGAGGTCAACCGCGAGTACGGGAAGATGGGCAAGAGCCTGAAGAACTCCGTCTCCCCGGACGAGATGGCCGACGCCTATGGCGCGGACACCTTGCGGCTGTACGAGATGTCGATGGGGCCGTTGGAGGCTTCGCGTCCGTGGTCGACCAAGGACGTCGTGGGCTCGCACCGGTTCCTGCAGCGGCTGTGGCGCAACGTCGTCGACGAGAACACCGGTGCGCTGCGGGTGACCGATGAGCAGCCGGACGTCGAGGCGCTGCGGGCGCTGCACAAGACCATCGCCGGGGTTCGGGAGGACTACGCGGAGCTGCGGTTCAACACCGCGGTGGCGAAGCTGATCGAGTTCAACAACCGGCTCACCAAGACCTATTCGTCGGCGGCGGGCACTCCGCGGTCGCTGGTGGAGCCGCTGGTGCTGATGGCCGCGCCGCTGACGCCGCACCTGGCCGAGGAGCTGTGGGCCCGGCTGGGCCAAGGCGGGAGCCTGGCGCACGGCCCGTTCCCGGAGGCCGAGGAGGAGTACCTGATCGAGGACACCGCGGAGTACCCGATCCAGGTCAACGGCAAGGTGCGGTCCCGGGTCGTGGTGCCGGCCTCGGCGGATCAGGACGCGGTGAAGGCGGCGGCGCTGGCGGACGAGAAGATCGTCGCGGCGCTGGCCGGCAAGGACCCGCGCAAGGTCATCGTCGTCCCGGGTCGCCTGGTCAACGTCGTCGCCTGA